One window from the genome of Populus alba chromosome 15, ASM523922v2, whole genome shotgun sequence encodes:
- the LOC118057533 gene encoding omega-hydroxypalmitate O-feruloyl transferase, with product MADGSNDALKLTVKQGEPTLVPPAEETKKGLYFLSNLDQNIAVIVRTIYCFKSDVKGNEDAAEVIKNALPKILVHCYPIAGRLTISSKGKLIVDCTGEGAVFVEAETDSEIAELGDITKPDPVTLGKLVYEIPGAQNILQMPPLTAQVTKFKCGGFVLGLCANHCMFDGIGAMEFVNSWGATARGLALDAPPFLDRSILKARVPPKIEFPHHEFDDIEDVSNTSKLYEEEILYRSFCFDPEKLDQLKEKAMEDGVLAKCTTFQVLSAFVWRARCQALRMVPDQQIKLLFAADGRSRFEPPIPKGYFGNAIVLTNSLCTAGEIMENQLSFAVRLVQEAVKKVDDSYMRSAIDYFEVTRARPSLTATLLITTWSRLSFHTTDFGWGVPVLSGPVALPEKEVILFLSHGNERKSINVLIGLPASSMKIFEELLQI from the exons ATGGCAGATGGCAGTAACGATGCTTTAAAACTTACTGTTAAGCAAGGAGAACCGACTCTGGTTCCTCCAGCAGAGGAGACAAAGAAGGGCCTGTACTTTCTCTCAAACCTTGATCAAAATATCGCAGTCATAGTTCGTACGATTTACTGCTTTAAGTCTGACGTGAAAGGAAATGAGGATGCTGCGGAAGTCATTAAGAATGCCTTGCCAAAAATTCTCGTGCACTGCTACCCAATAGCTGGGCGGCTAACAATTAGCTCAAAAGGAAAGCTGATAGTGGATTGCACCGGGGAAGGTGCTGTTTTTGTTGAGGCTGAAACGGATTCTGAAATAGCCGAGCTTGGAGACATAACAAAGCCTGATCCTGTGACTCTTGGGAAGTTGGTTTATGAAATTCCTGGTGCACAAAACATACTTCAGATGCCTCCTCTAACGGCTCAG GTGACTAAATTCAAATGTGGAGGGTTTGTTCTAGGGCTATGCGCGAACCATTGTATGTTCGATGGAATTGGTGCCATGGAGTTTGTGAATTCATGGGGAGCTACTGCTAGGGGTTTGGCTCTTGATGCACCTCCATTTCTAGATAGAAGCATACTCAAAGCTCGAGTCCCACCTAAGATAGAGTTTCCACACCATGAATTTGATGACATTGAAGATGTGTCAAATACCAGCAAGCTTTATGAAGAGGAAATACTCTACAGATCTTTCTGTTTTGACCCCGAGAAACTTGATCAACTCAAGGAAAAAGCTATGGAAGACGGAGTTCTAGCCAAGTGCACAACATTTCAAGTCCTCTCGGCCTTTGTGTGGAGAGCTCGATGCCAGGCATTGAGGATGGTGCCTGATCAACAGATAAAGCTCCTGTTTGCTGCAGATGGACGGTCTAGATTTGAGCCACCAATTCCTAAAGGATACTTTGGCAATGCGATCGTGCTAACCAATTCTCTGTGCACAGCGGGAGAGATAATGGAAAACCAGCTGTCCTTTGCTGTGAGGCTAGTTCAGGAGGCAGTTAAAAAGGTTGATGACAGTTATATGAGATCAGCGATAGATTATTTTGAAGTGACAAGAGCCAGGCCCTCTCTGACTGCAACACTTCTAATCACAACTTGGTCTAGGCTGTCTTTTCACACAACAGACTTCGGATGGGGGGTGCCTGTTTTATCTGGGCCTGTGGCTCTACCAGAGAAGGAAGTCATTCTTTTCCTCTCTCATGGGAATGAGAGGAAAAGCATAAACGTTCTCATAGGCCTGCCAGCTTCTTCCATGAAGATATTTGAAGAACTACTGCAGATTTAA
- the LOC118057532 gene encoding protein MICRORCHIDIA 7: protein MDGIGNVKQEILEPSPNRQNATVSGVPDAVIELSSSSESSSGSDSESETELDGNSVVSKRQWDSNGGDGGSEMKKKKKKRRRNLDDLGVVLPLGFLAPLPQPPSSELPTEADMAVVESTESTMVNLIGQSSKQFWKAGDYEGAPHANWDLSSGGMDHVRVHPKFLHSNATSHKWALGAFAELMDNALDEFGNGATFVNIDMVESKKDRSRMLLIEDNGGGMDPDKMRQCMSLGYSAKSKVANTIGQYGNGFKTSTMRLGADVIVFSRCPAKDGKSPTQSIGLLSYTFLRSTGKEDIVVPMLDFQRKGREWSRMIRYSASDWNRNVETIVCWSPFSSEADLLRQFNLMSDHGTRIIIYNLWEDDQGLLELDFDSDPHDIQLRGVNRDEKHIKMAKEFPNSRHFLTYRHSLRNYASILYLRLPSSFRIILRGKDVEHHNIVNDMMLSQEVTYRPQPGADGVPKDTNMTAVVTIGFVKDAKHHIDVQGFNVYHKNRLIKPFWRLWNAAGSDGRGVIGVLEANFVEPAHDKQGFERTTVLARLEARLVQMQKQYWSTYCHKIGYAPRRNKKLINELSDIETYPGYQPPTSSHSKKKYTSLGSKISPSHSDHGYGNGHASNKMNVRTNTPTKSGKSTISPGPSPPAQDVSSEDDDCVAIPVRKANGSTQRTTPTNKSFEKDGLHTTQLSSYKEDSGSQHDCMSGGGTVHTVTRSQTKVGDVDKIDCAFSESEVLALVHLKQENRELKERLEKLEGETRGECMNGSQCEKCKSHETQLQEAQRKLEELNKEQESLIDIFSEERVRRDQEEENLRKKLKDASNTIQELLDKVRLLEKMKSPYLKGR from the exons atGGATGGTATTGGTAATGTAAAGCAAGAGATTCTTGAACCTTCACCTAATCGACAAAACGCCACCGTTTCGGGCGTTCCAGACGCCGTCATCGAACTCAGTAGCAGCAGTGAAAGCAGTAGCGGTAGTGACAGTGAGTCGGAAACCGAGTTAGATGGAAACAGCGTTGTCTCTAAGAGACAGTGGGACTCTAATGGTGGTGATGGAGGTtctgagatgaagaagaagaagaagaagaggagaaggAATTTGGATGATTTAGGTGTTGTGTTGCCGTTGGGGTTTCTCGCTCCACTTCCGCAACCGCCATCTTCAGAGCTGCCCACTGAAGCGGATATGGCTGTGGTGGAGTCGACGGAGAGTACGATGGTGAATTTGATTGGTCAAAGCAGCAAGCAATTCTGGAAAGCGGGTGATTATGAGGGTGCTCCTCATGCTAATTGGGATTTATCTTCTG GTGGAATGGATCATGTTAGGGTTCATCCAAAATTTTTGCATTCTAATGCAACTAGTCATAAATGGGCACTTGGAG CATTTGCGGAACTTATGGACAATGCATTGGATgag tTTGGCAATGGAGCTACGTTTGTTAACATAGATATGGTCGAAAGTAAGAAGGATCGCAGCAGAATGCTTTTGATTGAAG ATAATGGTGGTGGAATGGATCCAGATAAAATGCGACAATGCATGTCCTTGGGTTATTCTGCAAAAAGCAAAGTGGCGAACACCATTGGACAAT ATGGCAATGGATTTAAGACAAGTACCATGAGGCTTGGAGCAGATGTCATTGTGTTTTCACGTTGTCCAGCAAAAGATGGAAAAAG TCCTACACAGAGCATTGGATTGCTATCATACACTTTTTTGAGGAGCACGGGGAAAGAAGATATTGTGGTGCCCATG CTTGACTTTCAAAGAAAGGGGCGGGAATGGAGCAGGATGATACGGTACTCTGCTAGTGATTGGAATAGAAATGTAGAGACAATAGTTTGTTGGTCTCCATTTTCCAGCGAGGCAGACCTTCTTCGTCAG TTTAATCTTATGTCAGATCATGGTACGCGCATAATTATATACAATCTTTGGGAGGATGACCAGGGATTGTTGGAACTTGATTTTGACAGTGATCCTCAT GATATCCAACTAAGAGGTGTCAATCGAGATGAGAAGCATATAAAAATGGCGAAAGAGTTTCCCAATTCCAGACACTTCCTTACTTATAGGCACTCATTAAGG AATTATGCCTCAATTCTGTATCTCAGACTGCCTTCCAGCTTTCGAATCATTCTCCGTGGGAAAGATGTTGAGCACCACAATATAGTGAATGATATGATGCTATCGCAGGAGGTAACATATCGGCCACAGCCTGGCGCAGATGGTGTCCCAAAAGACACAAAT ATGACTGCTGTTGTCACTATTGGCTTCGTGAAGGATGCAAAGCATCATATTGATGTTCAAGGATTCAACGTTTATCACAAAAATCGACTAATTAAG CCATTTTGGAGGCTTTGGAATGCTGCAGGAAGTGATGGACGTGGAGTAATAG GTGTGTTGGAAGCTAATTTTGTTGAGCCAGCTCATGATAAGCAAGGATTTGAACGCACAACAGTTCTTGCAAGACTAGAAGCTCGATTAGTACAAATGCAAAAACAATACTG GAGCACTTACTGTCACAAAATTGGTTATGCTCCAAGGCGAAATAAGAAACTCATAAATGAGTTATCAGATATAG AAACTTATCCTGGCTATCAACCACCCACATCTTCTCATTCTAAAAAGAAGTATACTTCCTTGGGCAGTAAGATATCCCCTTCACATTCAGACCATGGGTATGGCAATGGGCATGCCTCCAACAAAATGAATGTTAGAACAAATACCCCAACCAAATCTGGAAAAAGCACCATATCGCCTGGACCATCACCTCCTGCTCAGGATGTTAGCAGTGAAGATGATGACTGTGTTGCTATTCCTGTAAGAAAAGCAAATGGGAGCACTCAAAGGACCACTCCTACCAACAAGTCTTTTGAGAAAGATGGGTTGCATACAACTCAGTTGTCTTCATACAAGGAAGATTCTGGATCTCAGCATGATTGCATGTCTGGAGGGGGGACTGTTCATACTGTCACAAGATCCCAAACAAAG GTGGGTGATGTTGATAAGATAGATTGTGCCTTTTCAGAATCCGAAGTGCTTGCCCTTGTTCATTTGAAACAAGAGAATCGTGAACTAAAAGAAAG ATTAGAGAAATTGGAAGGAGAGACTCGAGGGGAGTGCATGAATGGTTCTCAGTGTGAGAAGTGTAAATCTCATGAGACACAG TTGCAGGAAGCGCAGCGAAAGCTTGAAGAATTGAACAAGGAACAGGAAAGTCTGATTGATATATTCTCAGAGGAGAGGGTCAGGCGAGACCAGGAGGAGGAGAATTTGAGAAAGAAGCTTAAG GATGCATCAAATACTATTCAAGAGTTGCTTGACAAGGTCAGGCTGTTGGAGAAGATGAAATCTCCTTATCTCAAAGGACGTTGA